In Anaerolineales bacterium, one DNA window encodes the following:
- a CDS encoding methyltransferase domain-containing protein — translation MSDQQRKIYQTDGDRYEALIAREDYQGNILKMLEDIVNPDGLDILDLGAGTGRLAMMLAPRAKSMRAFDASKEMLRVCRTRLEAGGLSNWKVEVADHRSLPIPDHSADLVVSGWSVSYLAVWNPASWRAELEKWLGEMKRVLKPNSHIVLFESLGTGNESPIHLEHLKGYYPWLDEAGFQNKWIRTDYKFASLEEAEGLSRFFFGDELGDKVRENGWMILPECTGVWWKQMSGS, via the coding sequence ATGAGCGACCAACAACGAAAAATCTATCAAACCGACGGCGACCGCTACGAAGCCCTGATTGCGCGCGAGGATTATCAAGGCAATATCCTGAAAATGCTGGAAGACATTGTCAACCCTGACGGCTTGGACATCCTCGACCTCGGCGCAGGGACGGGGCGGCTGGCTATGATGCTTGCGCCGCGGGCGAAGTCCATGCGGGCGTTCGACGCCTCGAAGGAAATGTTGCGTGTCTGCCGAACTCGTCTCGAAGCCGGCGGACTGTCCAACTGGAAAGTGGAAGTCGCCGACCACCGCTCATTGCCAATTCCCGATCACTCGGCTGACCTCGTCGTCTCCGGCTGGAGCGTGAGTTACCTTGCGGTGTGGAATCCCGCCTCATGGCGGGCTGAGTTGGAGAAATGGCTGGGTGAAATGAAACGTGTATTAAAACCGAACAGCCACATCGTCCTGTTTGAATCACTGGGCACGGGGAATGAGTCGCCGATCCATTTGGAGCATCTCAAGGGTTATTATCCCTGGCTCGATGAAGCGGGATTCCAAAACAAATGGATCCGCACGGATTACAAATTTGCATCCCTCGAGGAGGCGGAGGGGCTGTCCCGTTTTTTCTTCGGCGATGAGTTGGGCGATAAAGTGCGGGAGAATGGCTGGATGATCCTGCCCGAATGTACGGGGGTGTGGTGGAAACAGATGAGCGGCTCTTGA
- a CDS encoding diacylglycerol kinase family protein yields the protein MGVHWLAIVNPIAGYSRSADWRRSFSEQLRRELDAEVVFTQYPGHAAELAHSSNKDGLAVFGGDGTIADVVNGMDLNRQRLLLLAGGTGNGLARDLGLTSLNMAISAAHMERLQLLDLVNVTFRTNAQLHSRLAISTASVGYAAEVVVLANRYFKRLGGWCYPLSATLQAVRQRAFSSSVSVDDGESVERQLSNIMVNNTRHAGNFSAFRTSDLGDGLMEVLMARAGFGKQFLHNLAVLSKTYFYQTAAEITARKIRLAVSFPQRLMIDGELWEDVSEVHFEILPRKLQCVA from the coding sequence ATGGGCGTACACTGGCTGGCGATTGTTAATCCAATTGCGGGGTATTCGCGTTCGGCAGACTGGCGGCGTTCCTTTTCAGAACAGCTTCGCCGTGAGTTGGACGCGGAGGTCGTCTTTACCCAATATCCCGGGCATGCAGCAGAGCTGGCTCATTCATCAAACAAGGATGGGCTGGCGGTCTTTGGCGGCGACGGCACCATTGCCGATGTTGTCAATGGCATGGACCTCAATCGCCAGCGGTTGCTGCTTCTTGCCGGCGGGACAGGCAACGGGCTGGCGCGCGACCTGGGGCTTACCTCACTGAATATGGCGATCTCCGCGGCGCACATGGAGCGTTTGCAGTTGCTTGACCTTGTCAATGTAACTTTTCGAACGAATGCTCAATTGCACTCGCGCCTGGCGATCAGCACTGCCTCTGTGGGGTATGCCGCCGAAGTGGTGGTGCTGGCAAATCGTTATTTCAAGAGACTGGGCGGCTGGTGTTATCCGTTGTCAGCCACGTTGCAGGCGGTGCGGCAAAGGGCGTTTTCATCGAGCGTGTCAGTGGATGATGGCGAATCCGTCGAGCGGCAATTGAGCAACATCATGGTCAACAACACGCGTCATGCCGGAAACTTCAGCGCGTTCCGCACTTCCGATTTGGGCGATGGATTGATGGAGGTGCTCATGGCGCGGGCAGGCTTTGGGAAACAGTTCCTGCACAATCTGGCGGTGTTAAGCAAGACCTATTTTTATCAAACCGCCGCCGAAATTACAGCGCGTAAAATTCGCCTGGCAGTATCTTTTCCTCAACGGTTGATGATTGACGGGGAATTGTGGGAGGACGTGAGTGAAGTCCACTTTGAGATTCTGCCTCGTAAACTTCAGTGTGTGGCATGA
- a CDS encoding CDP-alcohol phosphatidyltransferase family protein — protein sequence MKDKTYFIVSPTWVDWLTLGSLLLASLGLYSAFHGRLTLAISLMLLAMFVDMLDGFLARRMNLESEFGRQLDGFCDMLTYLLLPLFILYQFGMRDWLSLSALFVFLVSGILRLSRFNIVGMVEERGVAYHIGLQVIWSQLLVVLAFPLWMWLGALARYPLIVLLFGMSFFMIRNLKFPKPIWYRLQTAIILSVAALYFALYVLGIHVP from the coding sequence ATGAAAGATAAAACATATTTCATCGTATCGCCGACCTGGGTGGATTGGTTGACCCTCGGGAGTCTGCTCCTTGCGAGTCTCGGTTTGTATTCTGCGTTTCATGGAAGACTCACGCTTGCGATCAGCCTGATGCTGCTTGCCATGTTCGTGGACATGCTTGATGGTTTCCTTGCGCGCCGCATGAACCTCGAAAGCGAGTTCGGGCGCCAGCTCGATGGTTTCTGCGATATGCTCACCTATCTTCTTCTGCCGCTGTTCATCCTTTATCAATTTGGGATGCGGGATTGGCTTTCTCTCTCCGCGCTTTTCGTTTTCCTTGTCAGCGGTATTTTGCGGCTTTCGCGCTTTAACATCGTCGGCATGGTGGAGGAGCGCGGCGTCGCGTACCATATCGGCTTGCAGGTCATCTGGAGTCAACTGCTGGTTGTGCTGGCGTTCCCCCTTTGGATGTGGCTGGGTGCGTTGGCGCGTTATCCTTTGATCGTGCTCCTGTTTGGGATGAGTTTCTTCATGATCCGAAACCTGAAATTCCCAAAACCAATCTGGTACAGGCTTCAAACCGCCATCATTCTGTCTGTCGCGGCACTATATTTTGCCCTTTACGTTTTGGGCATCCACGTCCCATGA
- a CDS encoding AMP-binding protein has product MMNIASLLAAVNDPDRPAIIFSGTNESMLTFRGLDDLSSRLAAGMDAAGLRAGERVIVLAPISPMLYAGLIALFKLGITAVFLDPQTGFRQLNRAVELADARAIIGTRRTMWLGAVFPALRRIEVKFITEGNGARSLRRLALTFSPRTEIADVEDEHPALITFTGGGTDSSPRGVLRTHRLLIEQHHALSRILPVQENDVDMPAFPVATLHNLASGIPSVIPDFPFRQPAAVQPDKILRQIHRQGITTASGSPAYWSAIVKFCLRNKVKLPLRRIVMGGAPTSPNLMKQLSCIAPNAEVLNLYGSTEAEPVAVLRLEDVSDEVTGRIERGSGIPLGRSVPEACVRILDENRAERPVNQVGEIWVSGGHVARGYFSNPKADAVNKYLSADGKLWHCMGDVGCMDADGCLWLVGRVNTVIMRDGEPIHPIPAETIVETLAFVRRAALVGAADRILGERTVLFVEFSKDVSLPENWRTIIQSLLSERGCVADEIRPIRKLPVDVRHNARIDYQKLKEFFSRRRNPIPLWEITKGREIP; this is encoded by the coding sequence ATGATGAACATCGCCTCGCTCCTTGCGGCAGTAAACGACCCGGACCGCCCAGCCATAATCTTTTCGGGTACGAATGAATCCATGCTCACCTTTCGCGGGCTGGATGATTTGTCCTCCCGTTTGGCGGCGGGGATGGATGCGGCGGGTTTGCGGGCGGGGGAACGCGTCATTGTGCTGGCTCCCATTTCTCCCATGTTATATGCCGGACTGATTGCATTGTTCAAGTTGGGGATCACCGCCGTCTTCCTTGATCCACAGACGGGATTCAGGCAGTTGAATCGTGCCGTGGAACTGGCGGATGCCCGCGCTATTATAGGCACACGCCGGACAATGTGGCTTGGAGCTGTGTTTCCTGCTTTGCGGCGCATCGAGGTTAAATTCATAACGGAAGGCAATGGCGCGCGCTCGCTTCGCCGTCTGGCGTTGACATTTTCTCCGCGGACGGAAATCGCGGATGTGGAGGACGAGCATCCTGCGCTGATTACATTTACCGGCGGGGGGACCGACTCATCCCCGCGCGGCGTATTGAGGACGCATCGTCTTCTTATCGAGCAGCATCATGCTCTGAGCAGAATACTGCCTGTGCAGGAGAATGACGTGGATATGCCTGCGTTCCCTGTAGCAACGCTGCACAACCTCGCCTCGGGAATACCCAGCGTGATTCCCGATTTTCCATTTCGCCAGCCTGCTGCCGTTCAGCCTGATAAGATTCTGAGGCAAATTCACCGACAGGGAATTACAACTGCATCAGGCTCGCCTGCATACTGGTCAGCAATCGTCAAGTTTTGTTTGCGTAATAAAGTGAAATTGCCTCTGCGGCGGATTGTCATGGGCGGTGCGCCGACCTCTCCAAATTTGATGAAACAGTTGAGCTGTATCGCACCAAACGCCGAAGTTTTGAACCTGTATGGCAGTACGGAAGCTGAGCCCGTTGCAGTATTGCGGCTTGAAGATGTGTCCGATGAAGTGACAGGACGCATCGAAAGAGGATCAGGCATCCCGTTGGGAAGAAGCGTCCCCGAGGCTTGTGTCCGCATCCTGGATGAGAATCGGGCTGAACGGCCGGTAAATCAGGTTGGTGAGATATGGGTCAGCGGCGGGCATGTGGCGCGCGGTTATTTTTCAAACCCCAAGGCGGATGCTGTGAATAAATACCTCAGCGCAGACGGCAAACTCTGGCATTGCATGGGTGACGTCGGCTGCATGGATGCGGATGGATGCCTGTGGCTGGTTGGGCGCGTCAACACGGTGATCATGCGTGATGGAGAACCGATCCATCCCATCCCTGCCGAGACCATCGTTGAGACCCTGGCGTTCGTCCGGCGCGCAGCGCTGGTCGGTGCAGCGGATAGAATTCTGGGCGAGCGCACAGTGTTATTTGTGGAATTTTCGAAGGATGTTTCATTGCCGGAAAATTGGCGGACGATCATTCAATCGCTGCTTTCCGAGCGCGGATGTGTTGCGGATGAGATTCGCCCGATACGAAAACTGCCTGTGGATGTGCGGCACAACGCGCGCATCGATTATCAAAAGCTGAAAGAATTTTTCTCGAGGCGGCGGAATCCCATCCCCCTCTGGGAGATAACCAAAGGCAGGGAAATTCCATGA
- a CDS encoding UbiA family prenyltransferase, whose translation MKHFWAYLHERFPLQSNGVLIASYFTANYVLARGATLQNGQPLEISWRFPAGCIVLLFMFFHMRVIDEHKDFERDRIVHPGRVLSRGLVTLKQLRVVGLSAVAVELILSYLFGMPAFFMCLAVLALSWLIYREFHIAEFLEKHLLANAFIHLLIMPAYGLYVFSVVAREFPWQAPLPVLLYAWVSYGVGFAFELARKTCAPADERPGLITYSSVMGAYPPAWGVLLALSFSGIISALVGVLLHFAWWYHSVVAVLLLMVAFGVLHFRFRTTTATAANLQIYAGMFIFAFDILLAVELVRLHGLRLA comes from the coding sequence ATGAAACATTTCTGGGCTTACCTGCATGAACGATTTCCGCTGCAATCGAACGGTGTTTTGATTGCGTCCTACTTCACCGCAAACTATGTGCTGGCGCGCGGTGCAACCTTGCAAAACGGCCAACCACTGGAAATCTCGTGGCGGTTTCCAGCCGGGTGTATCGTTCTTTTGTTCATGTTTTTTCACATGCGCGTGATTGACGAGCACAAGGATTTTGAACGGGACCGCATCGTCCACCCCGGGCGCGTTCTTTCGCGCGGGTTGGTGACCTTAAAGCAGCTGCGTGTTGTCGGACTGTCTGCCGTTGCGGTTGAGTTGATCCTTAGTTATCTTTTTGGCATGCCGGCTTTTTTTATGTGTCTTGCGGTGCTGGCGCTCTCGTGGCTGATCTACAGGGAATTCCATATTGCTGAATTCCTGGAAAAGCACCTGCTGGCAAACGCGTTCATCCACCTGCTCATCATGCCCGCATATGGTTTGTACGTATTCAGCGTGGTCGCCCGTGAATTTCCCTGGCAGGCGCCATTGCCGGTTTTGTTGTACGCCTGGGTCAGTTATGGGGTGGGTTTCGCGTTTGAACTGGCGCGCAAAACGTGCGCGCCGGCGGACGAGCGCCCTGGTTTGATCACCTATTCAAGTGTGATGGGCGCGTACCCGCCTGCGTGGGGGGTGTTGCTGGCGTTGTCTTTTTCGGGCATTATCAGCGCGCTTGTGGGTGTGTTGCTGCATTTCGCGTGGTGGTATCATTCGGTCGTCGCTGTGCTGTTGTTGATGGTGGCGTTCGGCGTGCTTCATTTCCGCTTTCGCACCACGACTGCCACCGCTGCCAATCTGCAAATCTACGCGGGCATGTTTATTTTTGCATTCGATATTTTACTGGCGGTCGAACTTGTCCGCCTGCATGGATTGAGGCTGGCATGA
- a CDS encoding PEP/pyruvate-binding domain-containing protein, with amino-acid sequence MSKASNLQKLREAKFNVPHFVVVPAGIFNEFCGELSEPVSAQAILRAPLSDSLSKQILDIVRPLLESDLAIRSSMANEDSARHSFAGQLESYLNIRGTDNVLDAVRACWASAYGERTMVYRRENNLSDDHVAMEVIVQVMVPAQISGVIFTADPVARDPRWMMISASEGLGEALVQGQVAGETIRVNRLDGEIQADGEVMKRAHIQELKSVAEKIESLFGLPQDIEFAIADDELFILQTRPITTPIFTEHMLWDNSNITESYSGVTSPLTFSVIRGSYANVYRQFLTLMGVERMDESVLRNLLGFYNGQVYYQLLNWYRALGWLPAFEQNRHFLEQMMGVKQSAGQKAARQTGGKLALLGWVLRMIGLHRTSEKRARDFLAHFNAVLAEYQAKDFVTMSPHRLHEAYLDLESRVLGNWRAPILTDFLAMIFFGILRRLSERWLDPGGSLHNDLLAGDGAIESIEPARWVQRLAGHVRGDTRLMEVFELQPGEMIRRIRTQNEFASFRAELEDYLHRFGDRCMNELKLEEPNLRDDPTPLVRMIAGAVKNPVEMTGASHVRSAAEARVAGLPFFKRILFRWVMKHARRYVRNRENLRFARSRLFGLLRGIFNPLGIQWTAANVLNEPKDIYYLTVNEIWDFVEGTAVTQNLKGLVELRRADFEKHKTSSMPLPDRFETFGIPYLDTPRDLLADLSSDANTLLGTGCCSGVVRGRVRVVRSVDGVNDLGGEILVAERTDPGWVFLYPSASGILVERGSPLSHSAIVAREMGKPIIVNIPQLTARMKSGDRVEMDGARGTVRLSP; translated from the coding sequence ATGAGCAAGGCATCGAACCTGCAAAAACTCCGCGAGGCAAAATTCAACGTTCCGCATTTTGTCGTTGTTCCCGCAGGGATATTTAATGAATTTTGCGGGGAATTATCCGAACCTGTGAGTGCACAGGCGATTTTGCGCGCGCCACTGTCAGATTCACTCTCAAAACAAATCCTGGATATTGTCCGCCCGCTGTTGGAGTCCGACCTGGCGATCCGCTCCTCGATGGCGAATGAAGACTCTGCGCGTCATTCCTTCGCCGGGCAGTTGGAGTCGTATCTGAACATTCGCGGCACTGACAATGTTCTTGATGCCGTCAGGGCATGTTGGGCGTCCGCGTATGGTGAACGGACGATGGTGTATCGCAGGGAAAATAATCTATCCGACGACCATGTAGCGATGGAAGTCATTGTGCAGGTGATGGTGCCTGCGCAAATCTCGGGCGTTATTTTCACCGCTGACCCCGTCGCCCGCGACCCGCGCTGGATGATGATTTCCGCCTCGGAGGGGTTGGGGGAGGCGCTCGTGCAGGGGCAGGTGGCGGGAGAAACCATCCGTGTCAATCGCCTGGATGGTGAGATTCAGGCGGATGGTGAAGTGATGAAGCGGGCTCATATTCAGGAGTTGAAATCCGTTGCGGAAAAGATCGAGTCGCTTTTCGGTCTGCCGCAGGATATCGAGTTTGCAATTGCGGATGACGAATTATTCATTTTGCAGACGCGTCCGATCACCACGCCGATCTTTACCGAGCACATGCTATGGGACAATTCGAACATCACCGAGAGTTATTCGGGTGTGACCTCGCCGCTGACGTTCTCGGTGATTCGCGGTTCGTATGCGAACGTATATCGGCAGTTTTTGACGCTGATGGGTGTGGAGCGCATGGACGAATCGGTTCTGCGGAATTTGCTCGGATTTTATAACGGGCAGGTCTATTATCAGTTGTTGAATTGGTATCGGGCATTGGGTTGGCTACCTGCGTTCGAACAGAACAGGCACTTTCTGGAACAGATGATGGGTGTCAAGCAGTCGGCAGGGCAGAAGGCCGCGCGACAGACGGGAGGAAAGCTGGCGTTGCTTGGCTGGGTCCTGCGGATGATCGGCTTGCATCGCACCAGTGAAAAACGAGCTCGTGATTTTCTTGCACATTTCAATGCGGTCTTGGCGGAGTATCAGGCGAAGGATTTCGTGACAATGTCTCCGCATCGATTACATGAGGCATACCTCGACCTTGAGTCACGCGTGCTTGGCAACTGGCGAGCTCCGATCCTGACGGATTTCCTTGCCATGATTTTCTTCGGCATCCTGCGCCGGTTGAGCGAACGCTGGCTCGACCCCGGCGGTTCGCTCCACAACGATCTGCTGGCAGGCGATGGCGCGATCGAATCCATTGAACCAGCACGGTGGGTACAGAGGCTGGCGGGACATGTGCGCGGTGATACAAGATTGATGGAAGTCTTTGAACTGCAGCCGGGTGAAATGATCCGGCGTATCCGAACTCAGAACGAGTTTGCGTCCTTCCGCGCTGAATTGGAGGATTACCTGCATCGCTTCGGCGACCGTTGCATGAACGAACTCAAACTCGAAGAGCCGAACCTGCGGGACGACCCAACTCCATTAGTGCGCATGATAGCAGGCGCGGTGAAAAACCCGGTCGAGATGACGGGCGCATCTCATGTCCGCTCGGCGGCGGAAGCGCGGGTTGCCGGCCTGCCGTTCTTCAAGCGGATTCTCTTCCGCTGGGTGATGAAACACGCGCGGCGTTACGTCCGCAACCGTGAGAATTTACGGTTCGCGCGTTCGCGGCTGTTCGGTTTGCTGCGCGGCATTTTCAACCCTCTGGGAATTCAATGGACTGCTGCGAATGTTTTGAACGAGCCAAAGGATATTTATTATCTGACCGTGAACGAGATCTGGGATTTTGTGGAAGGCACCGCCGTGACCCAGAACTTGAAGGGGCTCGTGGAATTGCGCCGCGCGGACTTCGAAAAACATAAGACCAGTTCCATGCCATTGCCAGACCGCTTTGAGACATTCGGGATCCCCTATCTCGATACGCCGCGCGATTTGCTGGCGGATTTATCGTCCGATGCAAACACCCTGCTAGGGACAGGCTGTTGTTCCGGTGTTGTACGCGGCAGGGTTCGGGTGGTGCGAAGCGTGGATGGAGTCAACGACCTGGGAGGAGAAATCCTTGTCGCTGAACGGACCGACCCGGGCTGGGTGTTCCTTTATCCATCCGCTTCCGGGATTTTGGTCGAGCGGGGGAGCCCGTTATCTCATTCCGCCATTGTCGCGCGCGAGATGGGAAAGCCCATCATTGTGAATATTCCGCAGCTTACGGCGCGTATGAAATCCGGCGACAGGGTGGAAATGGATGGAGCGCGCGGCACAGTGCGCTTATCCCCATGA
- a CDS encoding phosphatidate cytidylyltransferase, with protein sequence MTSAHWNVLLIYAGFSAAATLLALMRRWLEPGGRGESVWRKYPAYIFINLVFIAACWSPPEFHLLTFLLALLGALAAWELARVLVQSPRMFLLPVAAFLLILIAGILDMTSWLKIWLAVFLSAGAVATWVGKPDDYPRHAFALTGCVVYIPLCLAAYLSVQQSDPSGFRAVFLYLVIATNDALAQITGELFGRRKLTPQISPAKTVAGALGGVLFASGMGIALSQSTGLTYLTGGFFGLVLGLAGLTGDLTASIWKRVLGIKNYSGLLGAQGGVLDRFDGLIFAAPVFYLLLVIVP encoded by the coding sequence ATGACATCTGCGCATTGGAATGTTCTGCTGATTTATGCTGGTTTTTCGGCGGCTGCCACGTTGCTTGCACTGATGCGCCGCTGGCTGGAACCCGGCGGGCGTGGTGAAAGCGTCTGGCGTAAATACCCCGCGTATATTTTCATCAATCTTGTTTTTATTGCCGCGTGCTGGTCGCCGCCTGAATTCCATTTGTTGACGTTTCTGCTCGCGCTGTTGGGCGCGCTGGCAGCATGGGAACTGGCGCGGGTATTGGTTCAATCCCCGCGGATGTTTCTTCTCCCTGTTGCAGCTTTTTTATTGATACTCATTGCGGGAATTTTGGATATGACCTCCTGGTTGAAGATTTGGCTTGCGGTTTTCCTGTCTGCCGGCGCTGTTGCGACATGGGTGGGAAAGCCTGACGATTACCCCCGGCATGCGTTTGCATTGACTGGATGTGTCGTATACATTCCCCTTTGTCTCGCCGCGTATCTTTCCGTTCAGCAAAGCGACCCATCGGGCTTTCGGGCCGTGTTTTTATATCTCGTTATTGCAACAAACGACGCGCTGGCACAGATTACCGGAGAATTGTTCGGGCGGCGGAAGTTGACTCCGCAGATCAGCCCTGCAAAGACAGTCGCAGGCGCGCTGGGCGGCGTCTTGTTCGCGTCTGGTATGGGAATCGCATTGAGCCAGTCAACCGGCCTGACGTATCTCACAGGCGGATTTTTTGGATTGGTTCTGGGGTTGGCAGGTCTGACTGGCGACCTCACCGCCTCCATATGGAAACGCGTTCTGGGGATTAAAAATTACAGCGGCCTGCTCGGCGCGCAGGGCGGCGTGTTGGATCGCTTCGACGGCTTGATCTTTGCCGCACCCGTGTTTTATTTGTTGTTGGTGATTGTTCCTTGA
- a CDS encoding NUDIX domain-containing protein yields MTQIIYGPRLGKEGELRVGCSATIFDENREKVLLTQRTDNGHWCLPGGHMESGESAAEACEREVLEETGLKVRTTRLLGVYSNPDQLVIYKDGNKAFFVVLNFEAEILEGELGLSDETTAFGWFSLKEMESMPVHANHQQRVEDALRGGDVVMK; encoded by the coding sequence ATGACACAAATCATCTACGGACCCCGCCTAGGTAAAGAAGGTGAATTGCGCGTGGGATGCAGCGCAACCATCTTCGATGAAAATCGCGAAAAAGTACTGCTCACCCAACGCACCGACAACGGTCACTGGTGCCTGCCGGGCGGCCACATGGAATCAGGCGAAAGCGCCGCCGAAGCCTGCGAACGTGAAGTGCTGGAAGAAACGGGCTTGAAAGTGCGCACCACGCGCCTGCTTGGCGTGTACAGCAATCCCGACCAGTTGGTGATCTACAAAGACGGCAACAAGGCATTTTTTGTGGTGCTGAATTTTGAGGCAGAGATACTGGAAGGCGAATTGGGCTTGAGTGATGAAACCACCGCCTTTGGCTGGTTTTCGCTCAAGGAAATGGAATCCATGCCGGTCCACGCCAATCACCAGCAACGGGTGGAAGACGCCCTGCGCGGCGGGGATGTGGTCATGAAATAA
- a CDS encoding pirin family protein translates to MNNRTISHIIEPQLVIEGAGVLLRRSFGPHASNKFDPFLLFDHFAFNNPLEGPIKGFPTHPHRGIETVTYMLEGTVRHRDSLGNQGIIAEGDVQWMTSGRGILHEEMPRRSENGNIYGFQLWVNLPAAQKMGEPRYQEVATGEIPVVEKDGVTTRLVAGTLDGVTGPVGEIAAAPLYMDVKLDPGSRFILPIPSGHTTLAYVFEGVGEFSGQAVESVSMVVFADDGEQVEVKSEAGVRFMLMAGAPFKEPIVPYGPFVMNTREEIEETIRDLRNGTFIKP, encoded by the coding sequence ATGAATAACCGAACCATCTCCCACATTATCGAACCCCAACTCGTGATCGAAGGTGCAGGCGTTTTACTGCGGCGCTCCTTCGGTCCGCACGCCAGCAACAAATTCGACCCCTTCCTGCTCTTCGACCACTTCGCCTTCAACAACCCGCTCGAAGGTCCCATCAAGGGCTTCCCCACCCACCCGCACCGCGGCATCGAAACCGTCACCTACATGCTCGAAGGCACCGTCCGCCACCGCGACAGCCTCGGCAACCAGGGCATCATCGCCGAAGGCGATGTCCAATGGATGACCAGCGGGCGCGGCATCCTGCACGAGGAAATGCCCCGCCGCAGCGAGAACGGCAACATCTACGGCTTCCAATTGTGGGTCAACCTGCCCGCCGCGCAAAAGATGGGCGAACCCCGCTATCAGGAAGTTGCAACAGGCGAGATCCCCGTCGTCGAAAAGGACGGCGTGACCACGCGCCTCGTCGCAGGGACACTGGACGGCGTCACTGGACCCGTCGGTGAAATTGCTGCTGCGCCTCTTTACATGGACGTGAAGCTGGATCCTGGTTCCCGATTCATTCTCCCCATCCCCAGCGGACACACGACGCTCGCGTACGTCTTTGAGGGCGTGGGCGAGTTTTCGGGTCAGGCAGTCGAATCCGTCAGCATGGTGGTATTCGCCGACGATGGCGAGCAGGTCGAGGTTAAGAGCGAAGCGGGAGTCCGCTTTATGCTCATGGCAGGCGCACCGTTCAAGGAACCCATCGTGCCTTACGGTCCTTTCGTGATGAATACTCGCGAAGAGATCGAAGAGACCATCCGCGACTTGCGGAATGGGACATTCATCAAACCATAA
- a CDS encoding GNAT family N-acetyltransferase has protein sequence MANSIEYEKTITLNGDPFQFKQEYLSAEEYIDFLKKSDLGQQYPKEDFVNRINMLVGNVQISLVVRNAENNIIGVCFGLTDFAYWLLLTDLGVNRAYGRKGIGKLLVETAHELAGGEKNIVLCAYVNDKAIPFYEKLGMKKSGDVMEKADIDWTPFEVGQDD, from the coding sequence ATGGCTAACTCAATCGAATACGAGAAAACAATAACGCTCAACGGCGATCCATTCCAGTTCAAACAGGAATACCTTTCCGCCGAAGAATACATTGACTTCCTGAAAAAGTCTGACCTCGGACAGCAATATCCCAAAGAGGACTTCGTCAACCGCATCAACATGCTCGTGGGAAATGTGCAGATCAGCCTCGTGGTCAGAAACGCCGAGAACAATATCATCGGCGTCTGTTTCGGCTTGACCGATTTTGCCTACTGGCTGCTCCTGACCGACCTCGGCGTTAACAGGGCCTATGGACGCAAAGGCATCGGCAAACTCCTCGTCGAAACCGCGCACGAACTCGCGGGCGGGGAAAAGAATATCGTTCTGTGCGCCTACGTCAACGACAAGGCGATTCCGTTTTACGAAAAGTTGGGGATGAAAAAGTCAGGTGATGTGATGGAGAAGGCAGATATTGACTGGACGCCGTTTGAGGTTGGGCAAGACGACTGA